Genomic segment of Blastocatellia bacterium:
CCGCCGAACGGGTGACGTTGGCTCCGGTGTCCACAAGGGCCCGGGCCACAATTCCACGCGATTCCTCCATGATGACGGCCTTCGTCTGTGTGGAGCCGACATCTACTCCCGCACCGTATCTCATCGGTGGTTCCTCCTCAAATGTGACAGAGCCGGGAGAGCCTGTCCGTGACACATCGTGTCCAGAGTCCTGCCGGTCGTGAACGTGGTTTCAGGAAAGGCTACCCCTCGCATCTCCGGGTCGGTGCCGTTGGTTCCTTTGGTGATGTTCGAGCGCCTCGAAATAGGCATCCAGGCGATTCCGAATCTGCGCTTCCGCGAAATACCGCGGGTCCTCCAGGTCCGACTCGATATAGAGCGTCGGCACACCGAGCTGCCGCGCAAAGTAATCCCGCATGTCACCCTGACCGGC
This window contains:
- a CDS encoding 2-hydroxyacyl-CoA dehydratase family protein yields the protein AGQGDMRDYFARQLGVPTLYIESDLEDPRYFAEAQIRNRLDAYFEALEHHQRNQRHRPGDARGSLS